The Neochlamydia sp. S13 DNA segment GGGCCCCGACGTCCTGGAGATCCTCCTTGTCTTTTAGCCAATGCTTATAAAGCTAAACAAGAATTAAACTGGCAGATTAAATATCCTAGCCTTGAAGAGATGATTTACCACGCTTGGACCTCTTTGGAAAAAAAATAAAGAAAATAATCACTTTGTCTTTAGATGAAAAGCGAGCCTTTTAATTTAAAGACAAATTTGATCTATCCATATTTATTTATCTATTCTTTAGGGCTGCTTCTTTCATTGGCTTTCTCCTTGCTAATTTGTATCCGACAGCTTACTCACTCACTGACTATTAAGTTTAAGATAGGCTCCTTAGGTAGTCCTTAATGCAATTCTATACTTAAATAAAACCTATCTTTAAGACAAGGGTTAGCCTCCACATGCTAAATTTTCTTTTTGGAGGATAGAGCGATAGCTTCTTTAGCCAGTAGGTTTGATCTTCTTAAAGTTTTATATTTTCTTTTTCTTAAAAGGATGGCTTAAAAGTGGCCATTTTTCTTCATACAAGAACTACACCTTAGAAGAGCTTAATTAAGTTAACGGCCCATCCTGAGAAGGTTAGTAAGAACTTTTTTTGTTTGGCACAAATTCCTCCTTCCTTAAAATTACTCCAGGCAAGTAAGATAGATAAAAAAACATTCAAACATCTCTTATGACCTCCTATCAAGTCCTGGCTAGAAAATACCGACCTCAAACTTTTGCTGAAGTTCTAAACCAAGATGCTATTGTAACGACGCTTAAAAATGCCATTAAGAATAATCGCCTTGCACAAGCTTACCTATTTTGTGGCTCTAGAGGAACAGGCAAGACTACATTAGCTCGCATTCTTGCCAAAGCATTAAATTGCCACCATCTTACTGAGCAGTTTGAGCCCTGCAATCAATGTAAATCTTGCCAAGAAATCACTTCTGGTCATTCGCTAGACGTTCTAGAAATTGATGGAGCTTCTAATCGGGGGATTGACGATATTCGTCAAATTAATGAAACTGTAGGATATGCTGCCTCAGCGGGCGGATATAAAATCTACATTATCGACGAAGTCCATATGCTCACCAAAGAGGCTTTTAATGCTTTGTTGAAAACCCTTGAGGAGCCGCCTCCTAAAGTTAAGTTTTTATTTGCTACCACAGAGGCTCATAAAGTTCTGCCTACTATTTTAAGTCGCTGTCAACGTTTTAATCTTAAACGCATCTCTCCCCTGCTCATCCAAGCAAAGCTGCGTAAGATTGCAGAAGAGCAAAGTATTCAAGTCGAAGATGAAGCCCTTCGTCTAATAGCTAACCATGCAGAGGGAGGGCTGCGCGATGCCGAATCTCTTTTTGACCAAGTTTTATCTTTTCACAATGGTTTGATTACTGCTTCCACTGTAGCTTGCATGTTAGGTATTGTAGAAAGCGACTACTTTTTCAAGTTAGATAAAGCCAGCCAAGAAAGCAATTTAGCCGTAGCTTTTGAGATCAGCGAAGAGGTATTTACCCAAGGTAAAGATATAGTTTATTTTGTAGAAAAATTAACAGAGCACTTTCGCAATATCTTGGTTGTCAAGCTCTCGGGTAAGCAAGCCCCTTTCTTGCATTTATCGGAGGAAGAGCGCGATAAATATGCAGTTTCTGCTAAAGTGTATTCCCAAGAAGCTTGCTTAATGATTTTAGACTTTTTAGTGGAAGCCCATCATCAAATTCGATTCGCTCCTTCGCCTAAAACAACTCTAGAAGCTTTACTATTACGGATTATTCGCGCTCAATCCCGAATCCCTGTAGACATTCTTGTGCGTCGCTTAGTAGATCTAGAGCAAAGAATAGGCAAAGAAGCATCTTCATTAGAAGGCTCTTCTAAAGCTGCAGCTGCACCACCTAGTGCTACACCAGCTATCTCTTCTGCGCCACCTAGTTCACCTATCAAGCCAGA contains these protein-coding regions:
- the dnaX gene encoding DNA polymerase III subunit gamma/tau, whose protein sequence is MTSYQVLARKYRPQTFAEVLNQDAIVTTLKNAIKNNRLAQAYLFCGSRGTGKTTLARILAKALNCHHLTEQFEPCNQCKSCQEITSGHSLDVLEIDGASNRGIDDIRQINETVGYAASAGGYKIYIIDEVHMLTKEAFNALLKTLEEPPPKVKFLFATTEAHKVLPTILSRCQRFNLKRISPLLIQAKLRKIAEEQSIQVEDEALRLIANHAEGGLRDAESLFDQVLSFHNGLITASTVACMLGIVESDYFFKLDKASQESNLAVAFEISEEVFTQGKDIVYFVEKLTEHFRNILVVKLSGKQAPFLHLSEEERDKYAVSAKVYSQEACLMILDFLVEAHHQIRFAPSPKTTLEALLLRIIRAQSRIPVDILVRRLVDLEQRIGKEASSLEGSSKAAAAPPSATPAISSAPPSSPIKPEAPSPAPKLEPLADRAAKETPSLAKTIDKLASTSVDPTPSPADLGIVEIAEKKGLLANSKVIKEKLDPSKISRYDTIMQFAAVELEGTIQKKLS